Below is a window of Sulfurisphaera ohwakuensis DNA.
GAGTCAAGTAATATAAGGTTGATTTTCACACTACTAGTCAATAATGGTCAGAGTAAAAAATGTGAAGATGTATAAAAAGAGATCATTACAGCTCATAAGACTCGCAATTGAGCTTGCTAAAAATAATAATATAGAGCTCGCAAGAATGTATATAAAGCTTGCACTACTTTATTCAAGGAAATTAAAGTTTAAAATACCAATAGAGTACAAAAGATTATTTTGTAGAAAATGTTTTACTCCCCTTATCATTGGAATCACTGAAAGAAGAAGAATAAAAAATAAAGTCTTAGTAAGAACATGTTTATATTGTGGATGGACAAGAAGATACAAATTACAGTATAAAACAACTAATAAAAAAAGCAAAAGCTAGTCATGCAGATGTAAGAATAGGTAAAAAAGGAGTAACAGAAGAAATTATAAATGAAATAAAAAGACGGCTAAAGGAACATAAAGTAGTTAAGATAAAAATAGGAATAGAAGTAGAAAATAGAAAAGAGTTTGCAAGAAAAATTGCTGAACTTACTGAGGCAAAACTTATTGAAGTAAGGGGATTTACATTTATTTTAGCGAAAGAAAATGATAGCAATTGATATTGTTAAAGCATATGGACATAATAACGTAAAAGCTACCCATAGAAGTACACTAGAAATTACAAAAGATAATTATCTGACTCCTAAAGGAGATTGTATTATTGGAATAAATGCTAATAAAGGAGCATATGATCTTTCCCCAGAAGTAAAACAATTGATAAAGAAGGGTGGATATGTATATGTGATTATAAAGGTAAACGATATGATTGACATTATACATGGTTATGGTAATGAAAATTTAACTCTAGAAAATCCAAACAAAATAATTATTAGAAAATCTAATTATACAGCAGATAACTCAACAATTATGATTAAAGCGGATAAATCAGCTAAGGATATAAAAAGGGAAATAATCAAAGAACTTAAAGAAAATAAAGCTGAATTAGTGACTTATATTTTAGCATCTGACCTTCCCCTTGAAGATTCTCAGATCCTTAGAATAGTCGTTAACTGGAACCCATCTATCCCCACCTAGTTTCTCTTTTGCTTCTTTTTCATTTTTTGCTAAAACATAGAATATTATCTCATCTCCAATTCTACATAACTCTTCTTTGAAATTAACAATCATAGTAGGATTATCAGCAACTATAACATTGAAAGCTTTATCTCTAAAAGGAAGAAAGGATGCATCATATTGTACAATATCAACATAACCACGTAACTTATTAAGCCTTAAAGATTTCTTTAGCATATAAAGACCGTCAATATTTAAATCTCCAGCTACAATGTAATAACATTTTAAAAGTAAATAAAGGGTAAATGCACCATATCCACAAAATGCGTCTAAAATATATTTATTACACTCTATTTCTTTAGATAATTCTAATCTCTCATTCGCTAAACTAGGATTTACATAAACTTTAGCAATATCAATAAAGAAATTTATATTATTTTCTCTATATATAGTAGTTGTTTTATATTCGCCCCCAATAAACTTCAGCTCATTTATTCTTAGCTCTCCTTCTACTTTTTTTCTTATAAATATCGTTTTTACTTTAGGATTTATTTTAAGTATTATTTGACTTAATAGATTTGTATCTACCTCTTTTTTAGGCGAAATTAATAAAATATCACCAATAAGATAAAAACTTCTAACTCCCGGTATTAAATCACTTAATCTGGGTGTTCTCTTTTTAATTTTTGAACAATCTACAACTTCATATTTTTCTATTTTTTTATTGGAATTTACTTCTATGTAGATATATTTTCCATCTGTAAAAATTGAAAAAATATCTGATATAAAATTACTTATAACATCTATTGCCCTATTTTTTTCTACCTTTATGCATATCATTTTTTGAACTTATCCATTTCAGAACTATGGCCAGCAAATAATGAAGCATTTGGATCAATATATTTCTTTGCGACACTTACAGCAATGGCAGCTTGCCCAAATCCGACTGCTATTAATGCTAATTTTGGTGCACCTTCTTGTGAAGCAATATCACCAGCAGCATAAACTCCAGGTAAGTTAGTTTCCATTTTAGCATTAACTATAATATCCCTTCCCTTCATATTTACACCCCACTTTGGCATATTTCCTAAATCTCCTTTGAAACCAATACTGATTATTACAGCATCTACATCTAATATTTTCTCGTCCTTGGTCCTATTATCAAATATTACAGCTTGCGTTACTCTATTTCCGTCTCCTCTAACTTCTTTCAATTCATGCCACGTATAAACTGTTGCTACTTGATATAGCTGCTTTACACTTCTTTCATGAGCCCTAAACTGGTCTCTTCTATGAATCAATGTTACTGATTTGGCTACAGGGGCTAAAGTCAATGCCCAATCTACAGCTGAATCTCCCCCTCCTACAATTAAAACTCTTTTTCCTTCAAAATCTTTCTTTCTTCTTACAGTGTAGTATACTCCCTTATTTTCATATTCTACTTCGCCTTTAGCTCCTAATCTTGATGGAGTCATTTTACCTATACCGGCAGCTATAAGAATTGTTTTAGTCTTGAAAGAATTACCTTTGTCTGTTTTAACAACCCACATGT
It encodes the following:
- a CDS encoding YhbY family RNA-binding protein, which encodes MDGQEDTNYSIKQLIKKAKASHADVRIGKKGVTEEIINEIKRRLKEHKVVKIKIGIEVENRKEFARKIAELTEAKLIEVRGFTFILAKENDSN
- a CDS encoding class I SAM-dependent methyltransferase; amino-acid sequence: MICIKVEKNRAIDVISNFISDIFSIFTDGKYIYIEVNSNKKIEKYEVVDCSKIKKRTPRLSDLIPGVRSFYLIGDILLISPKKEVDTNLLSQIILKINPKVKTIFIRKKVEGELRINELKFIGGEYKTTTIYRENNINFFIDIAKVYVNPSLANERLELSKEIECNKYILDAFCGYGAFTLYLLLKCYYIVAGDLNIDGLYMLKKSLRLNKLRGYVDIVQYDASFLPFRDKAFNVIVADNPTMIVNFKEELCRIGDEIIFYVLAKNEKEAKEKLGGDRWVPVNDYSKDLRIFKGKVRC
- a CDS encoding DUF371 domain-containing protein; amino-acid sequence: MIAIDIVKAYGHNNVKATHRSTLEITKDNYLTPKGDCIIGINANKGAYDLSPEVKQLIKKGGYVYVIIKVNDMIDIIHGYGNENLTLENPNKIIIRKSNYTADNSTIMIKADKSAKDIKREIIKELKENKAELVTYILASDLPLEDSQILRIVVNWNPSIPT
- a CDS encoding ribonuclease P protein component 4 codes for the protein MVRVKNVKMYKKRSLQLIRLAIELAKNNNIELARMYIKLALLYSRKLKFKIPIEYKRLFCRKCFTPLIIGITERRRIKNKVLVRTCLYCGWTRRYKLQYKTTNKKSKS
- a CDS encoding NAD(P)/FAD-dependent oxidoreductase encodes the protein MTEYDMVVIGGGPVGLYATFYAGLRDMKALLIDAQDELGGQLVTLYPEKMVYDVGGFPGILAYELAQQLVEQAKMFSPDIRIKEWADMIERTQDNMWVVKTDKGNSFKTKTILIAAGIGKMTPSRLGAKGEVEYENKGVYYTVRRKKDFEGKRVLIVGGGDSAVDWALTLAPVAKSVTLIHRRDQFRAHERSVKQLYQVATVYTWHELKEVRGDGNRVTQAVIFDNRTKDEKILDVDAVIISIGFKGDLGNMPKWGVNMKGRDIIVNAKMETNLPGVYAAGDIASQEGAPKLALIAVGFGQAAIAVSVAKKYIDPNASLFAGHSSEMDKFKK